In Halovivax gelatinilyticus, the following are encoded in one genomic region:
- the mutL gene encoding DNA mismatch repair endonuclease MutL, with product MAVSDGTERAEKAGHASDETHIHQLDADTVARIAAGEVVERPASAVKELVENSLDADASRIDVTVEAGGTELIRVADDGRGMTETDLRAAVRQHTTSKIAGLDDLESGVATLGFRGEALHTIGSVARLRIRSRPRGETLEDRAGSPDTGTELAYEGGEVTGVDPVGCPEGTTVEVTDLFYNTPARRKFLKTKATEFAHVNRVVTRYALANPDVAISLTHDGREVFSTTGQDDLQAAVLAVYGREVASAMIPVDVSGDDLPPGPVESISGLVSHPETNRSTREYLATYVNGRAVTADAIRQGIMGAYGTQLGGDRYPFVVCFLDVPGDAVDVNVHPRKREVRFDDADAVRRQVDSAIESALLDHGLLRSRAPRGRSAPDEARVEPEPTDERDSPPASESGSAAANPHADETRAGTKSTNASTKASNDAADVPDTQPSRTDETTATASERTATAPDPNARPVPAESDDETASGAAVDADTSDPDASTDETVDAEGGTTEFEPNRTGRIDPNDAETSGGATDRPQRPDTAGYQVDPDRKFDAATDQRTLGGEVATVDDRFETLPPLRVLGQLRDTYLVCETPDGLALIDQHAADERVNYERLQRAVAENPSAQALAEPVSLELTAVESAAFAECAEALTALGFHATRVDERTIEVSAVPAVLDETLEPTQLRDVLATIVDGDAATGAETVDELADEFLGDLACYPSITGNTSLREGSVVDLLSALDECRNPYACPHGRPVIVQFDEREIEDRFERDYPGHGN from the coding sequence ATGGCCGTGAGCGACGGAACCGAGCGCGCCGAGAAAGCCGGCCACGCTAGCGACGAGACCCACATTCACCAGCTCGACGCGGACACCGTCGCCCGCATCGCCGCCGGCGAGGTGGTCGAGCGGCCGGCGAGCGCGGTAAAGGAACTCGTCGAGAACAGTCTCGACGCCGATGCCTCGCGGATCGACGTCACCGTAGAAGCCGGCGGAACGGAGTTGATCCGCGTCGCCGACGACGGCCGCGGAATGACCGAAACGGACCTCCGCGCCGCGGTTCGCCAGCACACGACGAGCAAAATCGCCGGCCTCGACGACCTCGAGTCAGGCGTCGCGACGCTCGGCTTCCGCGGCGAGGCGCTGCACACGATCGGGTCGGTCGCGCGGCTTCGCATCCGCTCGCGGCCGCGTGGCGAGACGCTGGAAGACCGGGCGGGAAGCCCAGACACCGGCACGGAACTCGCCTACGAAGGCGGCGAGGTGACGGGCGTCGACCCCGTCGGCTGCCCCGAGGGGACGACCGTCGAGGTGACGGACCTCTTTTACAACACGCCCGCCCGGCGAAAGTTCCTCAAGACGAAAGCCACCGAGTTCGCCCACGTCAATCGCGTCGTCACGCGGTACGCGCTCGCCAACCCGGACGTCGCCATCTCGCTCACCCACGACGGCCGGGAGGTGTTTTCAACGACCGGCCAGGACGACCTGCAGGCGGCCGTCCTCGCGGTCTACGGCCGGGAGGTGGCCTCGGCGATGATCCCCGTCGACGTCTCGGGTGACGACCTCCCGCCGGGACCGGTCGAGTCCATCTCGGGGCTCGTCTCGCACCCGGAGACGAACCGCTCGACCCGGGAGTACCTCGCGACGTACGTCAACGGCCGAGCCGTCACCGCCGACGCGATCCGCCAGGGGATCATGGGCGCCTACGGCACCCAGCTCGGCGGCGATCGCTACCCGTTCGTCGTCTGCTTTCTCGACGTGCCGGGCGACGCCGTCGACGTCAACGTCCACCCGCGAAAGCGCGAGGTCCGCTTCGACGACGCCGACGCGGTTCGCCGGCAGGTCGATTCGGCGATCGAATCCGCCTTGCTCGATCACGGCTTGCTTCGCTCGCGAGCCCCGCGCGGTCGATCGGCGCCCGACGAGGCCAGGGTCGAACCGGAGCCGACGGACGAGCGCGACTCACCACCCGCTAGTGAGAGCGGATCGGCGGCCGCTAACCCGCACGCTGACGAGACTCGCGCGGGGACGAAGTCGACGAACGCATCGACGAAGGCGTCGAACGACGCCGCGGACGTCCCGGATACCCAGCCGTCGAGGACCGACGAGACAACGGCGACCGCGTCTGAACGAACCGCAACGGCGCCCGACCCGAACGCGCGGCCGGTCCCCGCGGAATCGGACGACGAGACGGCGTCGGGCGCGGCGGTCGACGCCGATACGTCCGACCCCGACGCGTCCACCGACGAGACGGTCGACGCCGAGGGTGGTACGACCGAGTTCGAACCGAATCGGACGGGCCGGATCGACCCGAACGACGCGGAGACGTCCGGCGGCGCGACCGACCGTCCACAGCGCCCAGATACGGCCGGCTATCAGGTCGATCCCGACCGGAAGTTCGACGCCGCGACCGACCAGCGAACGCTCGGCGGCGAGGTCGCGACCGTCGACGACCGGTTCGAGACGCTCCCCCCGCTTCGCGTCCTCGGACAGCTCAGAGATACCTACCTGGTCTGTGAGACGCCCGACGGCCTGGCGCTGATCGACCAGCACGCGGCCGACGAGCGAGTCAACTACGAGCGCTTACAGCGGGCGGTCGCCGAGAATCCGTCGGCGCAGGCGCTTGCCGAACCCGTCTCGCTGGAGCTGACGGCCGTCGAGTCGGCGGCCTTCGCCGAGTGCGCCGAGGCGCTCACCGCGCTCGGATTTCACGCGACGCGCGTCGACGAGCGAACGATCGAAGTGTCGGCGGTTCCGGCCGTCCTCGACGAGACGCTCGAACCGACCCAGCTCAGAGACGTCCTCGCGACCATCGTCGACGGCGACGCGGCCACGGGAGCCGAAACTGTCGACGAACTCGCAGACGAGTTCCTCGGCGACCTGGCGTGTTATCCGTCGATTACGGGTAACACCTCGCTTCGCGAGGGATCGGTCGTCGACCTGCTGTCGGCGCTCGACGAGTGTCGCAATCCGTACGCCTGTCCGCACGGCAGACCCGTGATCGTCCAGTTCGACGAGCGCGAGATCGAAGATCGCTTCGAACGGGATTACCCGGGCCACGGTAATTAG